In Alteribacter lacisalsi, a genomic segment contains:
- a CDS encoding amidase, with translation MDILTYKSLDAGDLAELVRKKEMKASELVLLSRQVYEKENPGLNAVVYERFEQASKEADRLKLHSSPLSGVPFLLKNISQALKGAPLTSGSRLLKDYAAPRDSHFTRKLKDAGLVMCGHTNTPEFGLKNITEPASFGPSRNPVNQRYSPGGSSGGAAAAVASGIVPAAGASDGGGSIRIPASFTGLTGLKPTRGRTPVGPGTGRQWQGAAIDFVITRSVRDCALFLEVLQTIQPEAAFQTPLYEGRYTDCVKAGLPKALRIGFSNVSPAGTPVSEDAVKAVSNTVKWLEKEGHHIEEAMAEIDGIDLMKQYYTMNSGEMAAVVKTLEHAFGRVLTSGDMEVESWVLAEAGKHVTAADYSLSLAAWDRASERMAAFHKSYDLFITPATASTAPEVGQLTMGSTSRERLIERISSADGRRQQEMIYEMFLPSLTYTPFTQLANLTGQPAVSLPVYKATEGLPLGVQVMASKGREDLLFALAGDLERSTLWCPSP, from the coding sequence ATGGATATTCTTACATATAAATCCCTTGATGCTGGAGATCTTGCAGAACTCGTTCGTAAAAAGGAAATGAAAGCGTCGGAATTAGTTTTGCTCAGCCGGCAGGTATATGAGAAAGAGAATCCCGGACTGAATGCCGTTGTTTACGAGAGGTTTGAACAGGCATCGAAAGAAGCTGACAGGCTCAAATTGCACTCTTCACCGCTGTCCGGTGTTCCGTTTCTGTTAAAAAACATTTCCCAGGCTTTAAAAGGGGCACCCCTGACATCCGGATCACGGCTTCTTAAGGATTACGCAGCACCTCGGGATTCACATTTTACAAGGAAGCTGAAAGATGCCGGACTTGTGATGTGCGGGCATACGAACACGCCGGAATTCGGTCTGAAAAATATCACCGAACCAGCCAGCTTCGGCCCGTCCAGAAACCCAGTTAACCAGCGGTATTCCCCGGGAGGATCAAGCGGTGGGGCCGCAGCGGCGGTGGCATCCGGCATTGTGCCGGCGGCAGGCGCAAGTGACGGTGGAGGATCGATCCGGATCCCTGCTTCCTTTACCGGTCTGACCGGACTCAAGCCTACCCGGGGTCGGACCCCGGTAGGTCCGGGGACTGGACGGCAGTGGCAGGGTGCGGCAATTGATTTTGTTATTACCCGCTCAGTGAGAGACTGTGCCCTGTTTCTTGAAGTGCTGCAGACCATCCAGCCGGAAGCCGCCTTTCAGACCCCTTTGTATGAAGGTAGGTACACTGACTGCGTAAAAGCAGGACTGCCTAAGGCACTCCGAATCGGTTTTTCGAACGTGTCCCCGGCTGGAACGCCTGTGAGTGAGGATGCTGTAAAAGCAGTCAGCAATACTGTGAAATGGCTGGAAAAAGAAGGACATCACATTGAAGAGGCGATGGCGGAAATCGATGGCATTGATCTGATGAAGCAGTATTATACGATGAATTCAGGGGAAATGGCAGCAGTTGTGAAAACGCTGGAGCACGCATTCGGCAGAGTACTGACATCCGGGGATATGGAAGTGGAATCGTGGGTGCTTGCAGAAGCGGGGAAGCACGTTACGGCAGCGGACTACAGCCTGAGTCTTGCAGCCTGGGACCGGGCATCTGAACGGATGGCGGCCTTTCATAAATCCTATGATCTTTTTATCACTCCTGCAACAGCGTCAACGGCTCCTGAAGTGGGACAATTAACAATGGGCAGCACCTCCCGGGAGCGCCTGATTGAGCGCATCAGCAGTGCAGACGGACGCAGGCAGCAGGAAATGATTTATGAGATGTTTCTCCCGAGTCTTACGTACACACCGTTTACTCAACTGGCCAACCTTACTGGACAGCCGGCTGTCTCCCTGCCCGTCTATAAAGCGACTGAGGGGCTTCCTCTCGGTGTACAGGTAATGGCCTCAAAAGGCAGGGAGGATCTTCTCTTTGCGCTGGCCGGTGACCTGGAACGCTCCACGTTATGGTGTCCGTCTCCCTAA
- a CDS encoding ATP-binding protein: protein MRYNFVNLRAFGHFTDYELILSRHTNFHFFYGPNEAGKSTVLRAFSNFLYGFPQQTGDSFLHENKKLLIEGELEKEDGETLHFFRRKGRKNTVLDSENLTIDEQEVNRFLKGLSQDYFQTMFALDHVRLREGGESLLQGDGDAGESLFSAASGVSSLRETARELENHAKTLYLKSGQKPVINKLLREERGLVKEISGSQLKVREWRDLQEKYEKEAREIDELSAALKRYDRDVKKLERILQLLPKAARWHHLSVQIENLGSLPELPENAGSLRENLTQSLAKSKQRIVSLDGTLNRLREEIETVHVPEDLLTKEEAITALYRKCEKYADEISELPRLEEMLRQRKDQLMAGLQDVIPDASDLDEIKRLRLSADQKQNIRSLAGEKTDIHRKVTNLIRETEALQQEISDYEAQLDEAGNPGDADELQAFFAQLSREGNVEKERQQTERKLSLINEEIAGSATSLPLWDGTIDELADFRTPLLNESIKLEGQKKARLESERRETADQLKKSEETVRQLEKQIKDLESASEIPSREDLFHEREHRDRGWLFIRKILQSGKEASDDHDVDLYTKGLPLELAYEKSVAAADQTADLMQREAEKVGKKAQLVSALEAAKDDTEELRQQYEESRINLEKWQDAWESSWEESGISPLSPEEMSEWTSRLDEIFSLFKERRMLAEQLSELTDAAQKQRKRLATILTIDDELSFSDLLSEAEIELKTRVEAARKIQSIQDAQQKAVRLLTIKKNDLETARSDAAEWEQAWEKAVEELPVRVTTNPGIVTELLHTYDQLLEGYSDCRQLELDLHSLKERIQRFEEGVESAADPDQYSFEEGQYDKVVHVLQNQLKAGLEAKQQLIHLREQEAAYEQERLIEKESLTEAETEFERLLAAGNCESAEELIKIERQCREKTQLTGERDAVEGQMLTIGNGLSLEKLLEETEEIEADDITLRLEELKAERERLDLRKQEQLQSYGVLKQEYMAATEGASSEAAALEAEKQTIYAQIERAADEYLTSKLASVILKRGIDAFREQNQSPIINRASSLFARLTLGSFKGITIEFNEQDKPVLAGLRQDGSSVAVSGMSDGTTDQLYLALRIASIEKYTEENEPVPFIVDDILVHFDDDRSRETLSVLLELSKTTQVVFFSHHERLKSLLAEAAQDRSYQSEAITGSPVYAD, encoded by the coding sequence GTGAGGTACAACTTTGTCAATCTTCGAGCGTTCGGTCATTTTACCGATTATGAACTTATTTTATCCCGTCATACGAACTTTCATTTCTTTTATGGACCGAATGAAGCGGGGAAAAGTACGGTCCTGAGAGCCTTTTCCAATTTCCTCTATGGTTTTCCCCAGCAGACAGGAGACTCCTTTCTCCATGAAAATAAAAAGCTCCTTATCGAAGGGGAATTGGAAAAAGAGGACGGGGAAACGCTTCATTTTTTCAGAAGAAAAGGGAGAAAGAACACCGTTCTCGATTCTGAAAACCTTACGATTGATGAACAGGAAGTGAACCGGTTTTTAAAAGGGCTTTCCCAGGACTACTTTCAGACCATGTTTGCTCTTGATCATGTGAGACTCCGGGAGGGAGGAGAAAGCCTTCTTCAGGGGGACGGGGACGCCGGAGAAAGTCTCTTTTCTGCAGCTTCGGGGGTCAGTAGCCTTAGGGAAACGGCAAGAGAACTCGAAAATCATGCAAAAACCCTTTACTTAAAAAGCGGACAGAAGCCAGTGATCAATAAGCTGCTGAGAGAAGAAAGAGGACTGGTAAAAGAGATTTCCGGCAGTCAGCTGAAAGTAAGAGAATGGAGAGATCTTCAGGAAAAGTACGAAAAAGAAGCAAGGGAGATTGATGAGCTTTCAGCAGCCTTGAAGCGGTACGACCGTGACGTCAAAAAGCTGGAACGTATCCTCCAGCTTTTGCCCAAGGCTGCACGCTGGCACCATCTGTCTGTACAGATTGAAAATCTGGGCAGTCTGCCGGAACTACCGGAAAATGCAGGTTCACTCAGGGAAAACCTGACCCAGTCACTCGCAAAATCGAAACAGCGTATTGTTTCTCTCGATGGGACACTCAATAGACTGCGTGAAGAAATAGAGACTGTTCATGTCCCGGAAGATCTCCTCACGAAGGAGGAAGCAATAACAGCACTGTACCGTAAATGTGAGAAATACGCCGATGAAATCAGCGAGCTTCCGAGGCTGGAAGAAATGCTCAGGCAGCGTAAAGACCAGCTTATGGCGGGGTTGCAGGATGTGATTCCTGATGCTTCTGATCTCGATGAGATAAAAAGGCTTAGACTTTCAGCAGATCAGAAGCAGAACATTCGATCCCTTGCAGGTGAGAAAACCGACATTCACCGGAAAGTGACTAATCTGATCAGAGAAACAGAGGCACTGCAGCAGGAGATTTCTGATTACGAAGCACAGCTTGACGAAGCCGGGAATCCTGGTGATGCGGATGAGCTTCAGGCTTTTTTCGCACAGTTATCCAGGGAAGGAAATGTAGAAAAAGAGCGTCAGCAGACGGAGCGGAAGCTCAGCCTGATCAATGAGGAAATTGCAGGTTCTGCAACGTCCCTCCCGCTTTGGGATGGGACAATCGATGAGCTTGCTGATTTCAGGACGCCTCTTTTAAACGAATCGATTAAACTGGAAGGGCAGAAGAAAGCCAGGCTGGAATCTGAACGTCGTGAAACGGCTGACCAGTTAAAGAAATCAGAGGAAACCGTGAGGCAGCTTGAAAAACAAATCAAGGATCTCGAATCTGCAAGTGAAATCCCGTCCAGAGAAGATTTGTTCCACGAAAGAGAGCACCGTGACAGAGGCTGGCTCTTCATAAGAAAAATTCTGCAATCGGGCAAAGAAGCTTCCGACGATCACGACGTTGACTTGTATACCAAGGGACTGCCTTTGGAACTTGCGTATGAAAAAAGCGTAGCGGCTGCAGATCAAACCGCCGATCTTATGCAGAGGGAAGCCGAGAAGGTCGGAAAAAAAGCGCAGCTCGTATCAGCTTTGGAAGCCGCGAAGGATGATACAGAAGAATTGAGACAGCAGTATGAAGAAAGCCGTATCAACCTGGAAAAATGGCAGGATGCCTGGGAATCGAGCTGGGAAGAGTCCGGAATCTCACCACTGTCTCCAGAAGAAATGTCCGAGTGGACGAGCCGCCTCGATGAGATTTTCAGCCTGTTCAAGGAGAGACGGATGCTGGCTGAACAGTTGAGTGAATTGACGGATGCCGCTCAAAAGCAGAGAAAAAGGCTCGCAACTATATTGACGATAGATGATGAGCTCTCATTTTCCGATCTGCTGAGTGAAGCGGAAATCGAATTAAAAACTCGTGTGGAAGCAGCCCGGAAGATACAGAGTATCCAGGATGCACAGCAGAAAGCTGTAAGACTGCTCACCATAAAGAAAAACGATCTTGAAACGGCAAGGTCGGATGCCGCGGAATGGGAACAGGCTTGGGAAAAAGCAGTTGAGGAGCTCCCGGTTCGCGTGACTACCAATCCCGGCATCGTAACGGAACTTCTGCATACCTATGATCAGCTGCTGGAAGGCTACAGCGATTGCCGCCAGCTTGAACTGGATTTACATTCCCTTAAAGAGCGCATCCAGCGTTTCGAGGAAGGGGTTGAGAGTGCAGCAGATCCGGATCAGTATTCATTCGAAGAAGGACAGTACGACAAGGTCGTTCATGTTCTTCAGAACCAACTTAAAGCCGGTCTTGAAGCTAAACAGCAGCTCATTCATCTTCGGGAGCAGGAAGCAGCGTACGAACAGGAAAGGCTGATAGAAAAAGAATCACTTACAGAAGCTGAAACGGAGTTTGAGCGCCTGCTCGCAGCCGGGAACTGTGAAAGTGCTGAAGAATTGATAAAAATAGAGCGCCAGTGCAGAGAGAAAACACAATTGACAGGTGAAAGAGACGCTGTTGAAGGCCAGATGCTGACGATCGGAAACGGTCTGAGTCTTGAAAAGCTGCTGGAAGAGACTGAAGAGATAGAAGCAGACGATATCACGCTGCGGCTCGAAGAACTGAAAGCAGAACGGGAGCGTCTTGATTTACGTAAACAGGAACAGCTGCAGAGCTATGGTGTCCTAAAGCAGGAATACATGGCTGCTACAGAGGGAGCCAGCAGTGAGGCTGCTGCACTGGAGGCGGAAAAACAGACAATCTATGCCCAAATTGAACGGGCAGCGGATGAGTATCTTACCAGTAAGCTTGCATCGGTCATTCTGAAACGGGGAATCGATGCCTTCCGTGAACAGAACCAGAGCCCGATCATTAACCGGGCAAGCAGTCTTTTTGCCAGGCTTACGCTTGGATCCTTTAAAGGAATCACCATTGAGTTCAATGAACAAGACAAACCTGTCCTGGCAGGACTGCGACAGGATGGAAGCAGTGTTGCGGTTTCAGGGATGAGTGACGGAACGACCGATCAGCTCTATCTGGCTCTTCGGATCGCGAGTATCGAAAAATACACGGAAGAGAATGAGCCCGTCCCGTTTATTGTGGATGATATTCTTGTTCATTTTGATGATGATCGCTCCCGGGAAACCCTTAGCGTTCTGCTGGAACTTTCAAAGACCACCCAGGTCGTCTTCTTCAGTCATCATGAACGTCTGAAGAGTCTGCTTGCTGAAGCGGCACAGGACAGATCCTATCAGTCCGAAGCCATTACCGGTTCTCCAGTATATGCTGATTAA
- a CDS encoding metallophosphoesterase family protein: MRFTFLHAADLHLDSPLKGLEKYEGAPAESLRNATRDAFENLVTLAIEENVAFVLLSGDIYDGDWKDYNTGLFFSAQMNRLNREDIPVYMIRGNHDAASLITKELTLPKNVHEFPVDWPGTILIESLKTAIHGRGFETRAVTENLAGSYPKAVEGFLNIGLLHTSMTGREGHENYAPCHVEDLLAKGYDYWALGHIHMREMLRKSDPVILFPGNIQGRHIRETGKKGCSLVHSEDGEITHVEHRTVDVIRWCDCQIDLTDVSSPDEMLHLFGEKTEELYRENGGRFLAVRVHLTGKSPLHEQLALNTDHFVNNIRAKALEAGGEIWVEKVKIHTTPEADRDALASSNPALAFILDYLYAIEEDEEELHSILEEVSDLNHALPPSLKETGSDQGFYGSDAVKSRRERIEDLLVHKLAGKGEV; encoded by the coding sequence ATGAGATTTACTTTTTTACATGCAGCTGATCTGCACCTCGACAGCCCGTTAAAAGGACTTGAGAAGTACGAAGGTGCGCCGGCAGAAAGTCTGCGCAACGCTACAAGGGATGCGTTTGAGAATCTCGTCACCCTTGCCATTGAAGAAAACGTTGCTTTTGTGCTTCTTTCCGGCGACATTTACGATGGGGACTGGAAGGACTACAATACCGGGCTCTTTTTTTCAGCCCAGATGAACCGCCTTAACCGGGAGGACATCCCGGTTTACATGATCAGAGGCAATCACGATGCAGCGAGCCTGATTACAAAGGAACTGACCCTGCCAAAAAATGTCCATGAGTTTCCTGTGGACTGGCCCGGTACGATCCTGATTGAATCTTTGAAAACAGCGATTCACGGGCGCGGCTTTGAAACGAGAGCTGTAACAGAAAACCTGGCCGGCAGCTATCCGAAGGCTGTGGAAGGGTTTTTGAATATCGGTCTGCTTCATACCAGCATGACTGGACGCGAAGGTCATGAAAACTATGCGCCGTGTCATGTGGAAGACCTTCTGGCTAAAGGCTATGATTACTGGGCCCTCGGTCATATTCATATGAGGGAGATGCTCCGGAAATCAGATCCTGTCATACTCTTTCCCGGGAATATCCAGGGCAGGCACATTAGGGAAACAGGAAAAAAAGGATGTTCACTTGTTCATTCCGAGGATGGGGAGATTACACATGTTGAACATCGGACCGTCGATGTGATCCGCTGGTGTGATTGTCAGATCGACTTGACTGATGTGTCTTCTCCCGATGAAATGCTGCATTTGTTCGGGGAAAAAACGGAAGAGCTTTACAGGGAAAACGGCGGGCGGTTTTTGGCCGTCCGGGTTCACTTGACGGGAAAAAGCCCCCTTCATGAACAGCTTGCGCTGAACACGGATCATTTTGTGAATAATATCCGAGCAAAAGCTCTTGAAGCAGGCGGAGAGATCTGGGTCGAAAAAGTAAAAATTCATACCACTCCGGAAGCAGACAGAGATGCACTTGCATCATCCAACCCTGCACTGGCGTTTATTCTGGATTATCTGTACGCCATTGAAGAGGATGAGGAGGAACTTCACAGCATTCTGGAGGAAGTCAGTGATCTGAACCACGCCCTGCCTCCATCACTGAAAGAAACGGGGAGCGATCAGGGATTTTACGGCTCTGATGCAGTGAAAAGCCGCCGGGAGCGTATTGAAGATCTGCTCGTTCACAAACTTGCTGGAAAAGGGGAGGTGTAG
- the trhO gene encoding oxygen-dependent tRNA uridine(34) hydroxylase TrhO, with amino-acid sequence MSNNYRILLYYKYVDIENPEEFAQEHLVFCKELGLKGRILIASEGINGTCSGTTEQTDAYMEKMKADPRFADMVYKIDEAHDHAFKKLHVRYRPELVTLRLEDDIDPREKTGNYLSPKEFYEQMQKEDTLIIDARNDYEYDLGHFEGAIKPDIRSFRELPDWINENREMIKDKKILTYCTGGVRCEKFSGWLKEEGFEDVNQLHGGIVTYGKDPEVRGRRWNGQCYVFDERISVPVNQEEHIIVGKDYFTGEPCERYVNCANPECNEQVLMSEETEHAYLRACSDACRVHPRNRYIKEHDLSEAEVHERLKKIEELRAEV; translated from the coding sequence ATGAGCAATAACTATCGCATACTTCTTTATTATAAATATGTGGACATCGAAAACCCCGAAGAATTTGCACAGGAGCATCTGGTTTTCTGTAAGGAACTCGGCCTTAAAGGACGGATCCTTATTGCGTCCGAAGGGATTAACGGCACCTGCTCCGGAACAACAGAACAGACTGACGCGTATATGGAGAAAATGAAAGCTGATCCCCGCTTTGCGGATATGGTATATAAAATCGATGAGGCACACGATCATGCATTTAAGAAATTGCATGTCCGCTACCGTCCGGAACTCGTGACGCTCCGCCTCGAAGATGACATCGACCCGCGTGAGAAGACCGGTAATTATCTGAGCCCGAAAGAGTTTTATGAACAGATGCAGAAGGAAGATACGCTCATCATTGATGCCAGAAATGACTACGAATACGACCTGGGCCATTTTGAAGGAGCTATTAAGCCGGACATCCGTTCATTCCGTGAGCTTCCAGACTGGATTAATGAAAACCGCGAGATGATAAAGGATAAAAAGATTCTCACCTACTGTACTGGCGGCGTGAGATGCGAGAAGTTTTCAGGCTGGCTGAAAGAAGAAGGCTTTGAGGACGTTAACCAGCTTCACGGCGGCATCGTTACCTACGGAAAGGATCCGGAAGTCCGTGGACGCCGCTGGAATGGGCAGTGCTATGTTTTCGATGAGCGGATCAGCGTCCCTGTCAATCAGGAAGAGCACATCATCGTCGGAAAAGATTATTTTACCGGTGAGCCGTGTGAGCGCTACGTGAACTGTGCCAATCCCGAATGTAATGAACAGGTGCTCATGTCAGAAGAAACCGAACACGCGTATTTACGTGCCTGCTCGGATGCCTGCCGCGTTCACCCGAGAAACCGTTACATTAAGGAGCACGATCTAAGTGAAGCGGAAGTCCATGAACGTTTAAAGAAAATTGAAGAACTGCGTGCAGAAGTTTAA
- a CDS encoding cystathionine gamma-synthase family protein, with the protein MKKRRTGLSTRSLWAGEREYLAFGATQVPVVHSVSFGYNDMDEWYDVATGKKEGHIYGRNTNPTVRAFEEKIRILEDAEASTSFSTGMAAISNTLATFLRPGSRVVSIKDTYGGTNKIFTSFLPDQDVEVTLCDTGDHEQMIREIKKGCDLVYMETPTNPTVKITNVRRIATEAKKAGVRTVVDNTFATPINQNPLSLGADLVIHSATKYLGGHADALGGAVCGSREDVEKIYHYREINGATMDPMAAYLLLRGMKTLKLRIDRQNDNAQAVAEYLKTVPEVEAVFYPGLTEHEGHQTAREQMRGFGGMLSFSVTGGVPAVQKLLPNLEFANRAANLGAVETVVGPTRTTSHVECTPEERAAMGIPESLIRYSAGIEDAEDLIEDLKQAFAAMKQ; encoded by the coding sequence ATGAAAAAGAGAAGAACAGGTTTATCAACAAGGTCTCTCTGGGCAGGAGAGCGGGAATATTTGGCATTCGGTGCCACTCAGGTACCGGTCGTCCACAGCGTTTCCTTTGGTTATAACGATATGGATGAATGGTATGATGTGGCAACAGGAAAAAAGGAAGGTCATATTTACGGACGAAACACAAATCCGACAGTAAGAGCCTTTGAAGAGAAGATACGAATTCTGGAGGACGCCGAAGCGTCGACCAGTTTCTCAACGGGAATGGCTGCAATCAGCAATACGCTGGCCACCTTTCTCCGTCCGGGAAGCCGGGTGGTCTCCATAAAAGACACTTACGGGGGCACAAATAAAATTTTCACCTCTTTTCTGCCCGATCAGGATGTAGAGGTGACCCTATGTGACACTGGAGACCACGAACAGATGATTCGTGAGATCAAGAAAGGGTGCGACCTTGTCTACATGGAAACACCGACCAATCCTACCGTGAAAATCACAAATGTCCGCAGAATTGCCACGGAAGCGAAGAAAGCAGGGGTCAGAACTGTCGTTGATAACACGTTTGCTACACCGATTAATCAGAACCCTCTCTCGCTTGGGGCTGATCTTGTGATACACAGCGCTACGAAATACCTTGGCGGTCATGCGGATGCCCTTGGTGGAGCGGTCTGCGGCAGCCGTGAAGATGTAGAAAAGATTTATCATTACCGTGAAATTAACGGGGCCACGATGGATCCGATGGCTGCATATCTTCTTTTAAGAGGCATGAAAACACTGAAGCTCAGGATCGACCGGCAGAATGACAATGCTCAGGCTGTGGCAGAATATTTAAAAACGGTTCCTGAGGTTGAGGCTGTTTTTTACCCAGGTCTGACGGAGCATGAAGGCCACCAGACGGCAAGAGAGCAGATGAGAGGTTTTGGCGGCATGCTCAGCTTTTCCGTAACAGGCGGGGTCCCGGCAGTACAAAAACTTCTGCCGAATCTGGAGTTTGCGAACAGAGCGGCAAATCTCGGCGCTGTTGAAACAGTGGTTGGTCCAACCCGGACAACAAGCCACGTGGAATGCACACCGGAAGAGCGTGCAGCAATGGGTATTCCTGAGAGCCTGATCCGCTACTCGGCCGGGATAGAAGACGCTGAAGATCTGATTGAGGATTTAAAACAGGCATTTGCCGCGATGAAGCAGTAA
- a CDS encoding M24 family metallopeptidase, which yields MLPFEVAEYQERLERVRKNMEKQGVEVLLITDPANMNYLSGYDAWSFYVHQMLVVDLSSEQPIWIGRFMDSGAARVTTWMHDDYIIGYPDTYVHSDVLHPMMYAADILKLKGLGNKRIGVEMDHYYFTAKAYFHLQKELPDADLTDADLLVNNVRLIKSDQEIEYMKKAARLAETAMTNGVNSIRAGKRECDAAAMIYYHMIAGTKDISGDYPAIVPLLPTGKNTSNPHLTWTDRTFQEGETVIVELAGCCKRYHVPLARTVTIGAPSKLMAGLASVAVEGLNKVLDGIKPGMTCGEAEALWRKALKKHGIVKESRLGYSVGLNYPPDWGEHTASIRNGDRTVLKPNMTFHLIPGLWFDDYGMEISETIRITENGCETFTSFPRELLINMPSAFEEHGEIS from the coding sequence ATGCTTCCATTTGAGGTGGCAGAATATCAGGAACGCCTTGAACGTGTAAGAAAAAATATGGAGAAACAAGGGGTGGAGGTTTTACTGATTACCGATCCTGCCAACATGAACTATCTGAGCGGGTATGATGCCTGGTCATTTTATGTTCATCAGATGCTCGTAGTAGATCTTTCCAGCGAGCAGCCTATATGGATCGGGAGGTTTATGGATTCAGGTGCGGCAAGAGTGACGACATGGATGCACGATGATTATATCATCGGCTATCCGGATACCTACGTCCATTCTGATGTCCTTCATCCTATGATGTATGCAGCAGATATTCTGAAACTTAAAGGACTTGGAAACAAACGGATTGGTGTGGAAATGGATCACTATTATTTTACAGCGAAAGCTTATTTTCACCTGCAAAAAGAGCTGCCGGATGCCGATTTAACAGATGCTGACCTGCTCGTCAACAACGTCCGGCTTATTAAGTCGGATCAGGAAATCGAGTACATGAAAAAAGCAGCCAGACTTGCCGAAACGGCGATGACAAACGGTGTGAATTCGATCCGTGCAGGTAAACGGGAATGCGACGCTGCCGCAATGATCTATTACCACATGATTGCGGGAACCAAGGACATCAGTGGTGATTATCCTGCCATTGTTCCACTTCTTCCGACAGGAAAAAATACATCCAACCCTCACCTGACCTGGACCGACCGGACTTTTCAGGAAGGGGAAACCGTGATTGTGGAGCTTGCCGGATGCTGTAAACGTTATCATGTGCCGCTGGCAAGAACCGTTACCATTGGCGCGCCTTCAAAGCTAATGGCCGGTCTGGCATCCGTTGCTGTTGAGGGTCTCAACAAGGTTCTTGACGGCATTAAACCGGGAATGACGTGCGGCGAAGCAGAGGCGCTCTGGCGAAAGGCACTTAAAAAACATGGCATTGTAAAAGAATCCCGGCTCGGTTATTCAGTGGGGCTGAACTATCCTCCAGACTGGGGAGAGCATACTGCAAGTATCAGAAACGGTGACCGGACCGTTCTTAAGCCGAACATGACGTTTCATCTGATTCCCGGCCTATGGTTTGACGATTACGGAATGGAAATCAGTGAAACGATCCGGATTACCGAAAACGGATGTGAAACATTCACCAGCTTCCCAAGGGAGTTGCTGATTAATATGCCATCCGCATTTGAAGAACATGGAGAAATCAGTTAG
- a CDS encoding YfhD family protein, with protein sequence MIILGRARKQKARDKNKQAMPQTPEAQKINRQDQTAAGRNSAGE encoded by the coding sequence GTGATCATTTTGGGACGAGCCAGAAAGCAAAAAGCAAGAGACAAAAACAAACAGGCAATGCCTCAGACACCTGAAGCGCAAAAAATAAACCGGCAGGATCAGACTGCCGCCGGCCGAAACTCCGCAGGAGAATAG
- the rlmN gene encoding 23S rRNA (adenine(2503)-C(2))-methyltransferase RlmN, with protein sequence MTKPSIYGLTFDQLTDWLVEHGEKKFRAQQVWDWLYKKRIKDFSEMRNVNKDCRALLDNHFDIQTLEVHSKQESRDGTMKFLFRLKDGNLIETVLMKFSYGLSVCVTTQVGCNIGCSFCASGLLKKSRDLTSGEIVEQIMNVQHALDERENEERVSHIVVMGIGEPFDNFGNLMDFLHVVNNDKGLAIGARHITVSTSGIINKIYEFADQDLQVNLALSLHAPNNELRTKIMKINKGQPIEPLMKAVDYYLEKTNRRITFEYIMLKGINDSRETAQQLADLIKDKKRLSYVNLIPYNPVDEHIQYEQSEKNSILAFYDTLKKNGIQCGIRHEQGSDIDAACGQLRSKQIKKDKEKAKV encoded by the coding sequence ATGACTAAACCATCCATTTACGGATTAACATTTGACCAGCTGACAGACTGGCTTGTGGAACACGGTGAAAAGAAATTCCGTGCCCAGCAGGTATGGGACTGGCTTTATAAAAAACGAATCAAAGACTTCTCCGAGATGCGTAACGTAAATAAAGACTGCCGGGCGCTTCTTGATAACCATTTTGACATACAGACACTCGAAGTGCACTCGAAACAGGAGTCACGCGACGGCACCATGAAATTTCTTTTTCGTTTAAAAGACGGCAACTTGATTGAAACCGTGCTTATGAAATTCAGTTACGGTCTTTCTGTCTGTGTAACAACCCAGGTAGGCTGTAACATCGGCTGCAGTTTCTGCGCCAGCGGACTTCTCAAGAAAAGCCGGGATCTGACTAGCGGGGAAATTGTAGAGCAGATTATGAATGTGCAGCACGCCCTTGATGAGCGTGAAAACGAAGAGCGGGTGAGCCACATCGTGGTAATGGGGATTGGGGAACCGTTCGATAACTTTGGCAACCTTATGGATTTCCTTCACGTAGTGAACAATGACAAAGGTCTTGCGATCGGTGCCCGTCATATAACAGTATCCACAAGCGGGATCATTAATAAGATCTATGAGTTTGCGGACCAGGATCTACAAGTTAATCTCGCCCTGTCCCTTCATGCACCTAATAATGAACTTCGGACGAAGATCATGAAGATCAATAAAGGCCAGCCGATTGAGCCTCTAATGAAAGCCGTTGATTACTACCTTGAAAAAACAAACCGGCGGATTACGTTTGAGTACATTATGCTCAAAGGTATTAATGACAGTCGGGAGACAGCACAGCAACTGGCAGATCTTATTAAGGATAAGAAACGTCTTTCCTATGTAAATCTGATTCCTTACAATCCGGTCGACGAGCATATCCAGTACGAGCAGAGTGAAAAGAACAGTATTCTTGCATTTTACGATACGCTTAAAAAGAACGGCATTCAGTGCGGTATCCGCCACGAACAAGGGTCCGATATTGATGCGGCATGCGGACAGCTTCGCAGTAAGCAGATTAAAAAAGACAAGGAAAAAGCAAAAGTATAA